In a single window of the Panthera leo isolate Ple1 chromosome A1, P.leo_Ple1_pat1.1, whole genome shotgun sequence genome:
- the SH3TC2 gene encoding SH3 domain and tetratricopeptide repeat-containing protein 2 isoform X4: MGGCFCIPGEPSLSWGPGKETPSKDPTISSEVIASSEDKEKCFLSQNMTPDLTLSFSVKSRSRRCVNGPLQEAARRRLWALENEDQEVRALFKDLSARLVGIQSQKAQFLITFKTMEEIWKFSTYLNLGYVSACLEHLLFDHKYWLNCRLVEDTEVQVSVDEKHLETIYLGLLIQEGHFFCRAMCSVAQPPEKEGEYLTLWKKELISVKIVEGGSEWEGVSLVTGQRGLVPVSALEPLPLPFHQWFLKNYPGSCGFSRKRDWTGSYQIGRGKCKAWKEYEREEKDELNFHQGESIEIIGFVIPGLQWFIGKSTRSGEVGFVPTRNIDPESYSPVNKSSAFFSDEERCSLWVLGSDRKAECASFLHTLAHTDIASVYRLSGFESIQNLPNDLSASQPEGFKEARTGRAWEEHQAVGSRQSSSSEDSSLEEELLSAASDSYHLPEPDDLDDPELLVDLNTGQEEEEAENFAPMLAFLDHEGYADHFRSLYDSSFSFLTSSFYSFSEEDELVAYLEASRKWAKRNHMTWAHARLCFLLGRLSVRRVKLSQARVYFEEAMYILDGAFEDLSLVAALYINLAAIYLRQRLRHKGSALLEKAGALLACLPDRESSTKNELDVVAYVLRQGIVAGSCVLEARACFLAIRLLLDLGRHEEVLPFAERLQLLSGHPPDLDAVATVLSFLYDKKYLPHLAVASVQQRGTQSAQGMSLPIWQVYLVLQNTAKLLGVPSLSWGEVSALACPALRQALVACEEQASRSTQRALCLILSKVYLQHRSPDGAIHYLSQALVLGQLLGEQEAFESSLCLAWAYLVASQAKKALDILEPLLYSQKEMESITQKGVVHNLLGLALQGEGRVNRAAKNYLRALNRAQEMGNVRNQAVTLANLGHLTLKSWARQPAKDYLLRAVRLYSELQTSVETDMELVQVLLWLAQVLVSGRQLASGRLCYEMALLLGLRHRHLKSQLQVTKSLCHFYSSVFPNPEACITYHEHWLALAQQLRDREMEGRLLESLGQLYRNLNTARSLRRSLTCIKESLRIFIDLGAKDKAAEAWLGAGRLHYLMQEDDLVELYLQAAIQKALKSEEPSLALKLYEEAGDVFFNGTRHRHRAVEYYRAGAVPLARRMKAVRTELRVFNKLTELQISLEGYEKALEFATLAARLSTVIGNWKSLSPRILSYSHLCNKGKVFFRKSSQEVMTGTRALITSSQSPVLPFASLTAGVVLLLFVRLFKGHLCPVRRETSRGQGPLLPCSVYPKHRP, encoded by the exons GTAAAGAAACTCCTTCCAAGGATCCAACCATATCGAGTGAGGTTATAGCCTCATCTGAAGACAAGGAAAAATGTTTCCTGTCACAGAATATGACTCCAG ATCTGACCCTCTCCTTCAGTGTGAAGAGCCGCTCCAGGAGGTGTGTAAACGGCCCCCTGCAGGAAGCAGCCAGGAGGCGGCTCTGGGCGCTGGAGAATGAGGACCAGGAGGTGCGTGCACTGTTTAAG GACCTCTCAGCCAGGTTGGTGGGTATCCAGTCCCAGAAGGCTCAGTTCCTCATCACCTTCAAGACCATGGAGgaaatctggaagttttccacCTACTTGAACTTAG GCTATGTATCTGCATGTCTGGAACATCTCCTCTTTGACCATAAGTACTGGCTCAACTGCAGATTGGTGGAAGATACAGAGGTCCAAGTTTCCGTGGATGAGAAACACCTGGAAACAATATACCTGGGACTTCTGATACAGGAAG GCCACTTCTTCTGCAGAGCCATGTGCTCTGTGGCTCAGCCGCCTGAGAAGGAAGGGGAGTATCTGACACTTTGGAAGAAGGAGTTAATCTCCGTGAAAATAGTTGAAGGTGGATCCGAGTGGGAGGGCGTGTCCCTGGTGACTGGTCAGCGGGGCCTGGTGCCCGTGTCAGCCCTGGAACCTCTGCCGCTCCCTTTCCACCA ATGGTTCCTAAAGAACTACCCAGGAAGCTGTGGCTTTTCCAGGAAGAGGGATTGGACAGGCTCCTATCAGATCG GCAGAGGAAAATGTAAGGCCTGGAAAGAAtatgagagggaagaaaaggatgaGCTGAATTTTCACCAGGGAGAAAGCATCGAGATCATCGGCTTTGTCATCCCTGGGCTTCAGTGGTTCATTGGAAAGTCGACACGCTCAGGAGAAGTGGGCTTTGTCCCCACCAGGAACATAGATCCTGAGTCTTACTCCCCAGT GAACAAGAGCTCCGCCTTTTTCAGCGATGAGGAAAGATGCTCTCTGTGGGTCCTGGGAAGTGACAGGAAAGCTGAGTGTGCCAGCTTCCTCCACACCCTTGCTCATACTGACATAGCGTCTGTCTACCGGCTTA GTGGGTTTGAATCCATCCAGAATCTTCCAAACGATCTAAGTG CGTCCCAGCCTGAAGGCTTCAAGGAGGCCAGGACTGGTAGAGCCTGGGAGGAGCATCAGGCCGTGGGCTCCAGACAGTCCAGCAGTTCCGAGGACTCCAGCCTGGAGGAGGAGCTCCTCTCAGCAGCCTCAGACAGCTATCACTTGCCAGAGCCCGATGACCTCGATGACCCAGAACTGCTCGTGGACCTAAACACTggtcaggaagaggaggaggctgagAATTTCGCCCCCATGCTGGCGTTTCTGGATCACGAGGGCTACGCTGACCACTTTAGGAGCCTCTACgactcctccttctctttcctcacgTCTTCCTTTTACAGCTTCTCTGAGGAGGACGAACTTGTGGCCTACCTGGAGGCCTCAAGGAAGTGGGCCAAGAGGAACCACATGACCTGGGCCCATGCCCGGCTCTGCTTCCTCCTGGGCCGGCTGAGCGTCAGGAGGGTCAAACTCTCTCAGGCCAGGGTGTACTTTGAGGAGGCTATGTACATCCTCGATGGGGCATTTGAGGACCTATCCTTGGTGGCTGCTCTGTACATCAATCTGGCTGCCATCTACCTGAGGCAGAGGCTGAGGCATAAAGGCTCAGCCCTGCTGGAAAAGGCAGGTGCCCTGTTGGCCTGCCTGCCTGACCGTGAGTCCAGCACCAAGAATGAGCTTGACGTTGTGGCCTATGTGCTACGCCAGGGGATTGTGGCTGGCAGCTGTGTTCTGGAGGCCAGGGCCTGCTTCCTGGCCATCCGATTGCTCCTGGACCTAGGCCGGCATGAGGAGGTCCTGCCCTTTGCCGAGCGTCTGCAACTCCTCTCTGGACACCCTCCTGACCTGGATGCCGTGGCCACCGTCTTGAGTTTTCTGTACGATAAGAAATATCTTCCACACCTTGCGGTGGCCTCTGTCCAGCAACGTGGTACCCAGAGTGCCCAAGGGATGTCCCTTCCAATTTGGCAGGTCTACCTGGTTCTCCAGAACACCGCCAAGCTCCTTGGAGTTCCCTCTTTAAGCTGGGGTGAAGTTTCTGCCCTGGCCTGCCCAGCACTCAGGCAGGCGCTGGTTGCCTGTGAAGAGCAGGCCAGTCGGAGCACCCAGAGGGCCCTGTGTCTCATCCTGTCCAAAGTGTACCTCCAACACAGGTCTCCTGATGGCGCCATCCACTACCTGAGCCAGGCCTTGGTGCTAGGGCAGCTGCTGGGTGAGCAGGAGGCCTTCGAGTCTTCCCTGTGCCTGGCGTGGGCTTATCTCGTAGCCAGCCAGGCAAAGAAGGCGTTGGACATTCTTGAGCCGCTGCTATACTCTCAGAAGGAGATGGAGAGCATCACCCAAAAGGGGGTGGTCCATAACCTCCTGGGCCTTGCACTTCAAGGTGAAGGCCGGGTGAACAGGGCAGCCAAGAACTATCTCCGGGCTTTGAACAGAGCTCAGGAAATGGGGAACGTGCGTAACCAGGCGGTGACTTTGGCCAATCTTGGCCACCTGACTCTTAAGTCCTGGGCTCGGCAACCAGCCAAGGACTATCTTCTGCGGGCCGTCCGACTCTATTCTGAACTCCAGACCAGCGTGGAGACAGACATGGAATTAGTACAGGTGCTTCTCTGGTTGGCCCAAGTCCTGGTGTCTGGACGTCAGCTGGCCAGCGGCCGCCTTTGTTATGAAATGGCATTGCTGTTGGGCTTAAGGCATCGGCACCTAAAGA GTCAGCTTCAGGTCACCAAATCCCTCTGCCATTTCTACAGCTCTGTATTCCCAAACCCCGAGGCATGCATCACCTACCATGAGCACTGGCTGGCCCTAGCTCAGCAACTCAGGGACCGAGAGATGGAGGGGAGGCTGTTGGAGTCCCTCGGGCAGCTCTATCGGAACCTGAACACGGCCAG GTCTCTCAGGAGATCTCTCACCTGCATCAAGGAGAGCCTGCGTATCTTCATCGACCTGGGGGCGAAAGACAAGGCTGCCGAGGCCTGGCTCGGAGCTGGACGACTCCACTACCTCATGCAGGAAGATGATCTGGTGGAGCTGTACCTGCAG GCAGCCATCCAGAAAGCCCTGAAGTCCGAAGAGCCCTCCCTGGCTCTCAAACTCTATGAAGAAGCGGGCGACGTGTTCTTCAATGGGACCCGCCACAGGCACCGTGCGGTGGAGTATTACCGG GCTGGGGCTGTCCCTTTAGCGAGGAGGATGAAGGCGGTGAGAACGGAGCTCCGGGTTTTCAACAAGCTGACGGAGCTGCAGATCAGTCTGGAAGGCTACGAGAAGGCTTTGGAGTTTGCCACTCTGGCGGCCAGACTCAGCACAGTCATAG GGAATTGGAAATCACTGTCTCCCAGAATCTTGAGTTACAGTCACCTCTGTAataaaggaaaagttttcttcAGGAAATCGTCCCAGGAAGTCATGACGGGCACACGTGCTCTCATCACTTCCTCCCAGAGCCCCGTGTTGCCTTTCGCGTCACTTACCGCAGGTGTAGTGTTACTTTTGTTTGTGAGATTATTTAAGGGGCATCTGTGTCCTGTGAGGCGAGAAACCTCACGGGGGCAGGGACCTCTTCTGCCCTGTTCCGTATATCCCAAGCACCGCCCCTGA
- the SH3TC2 gene encoding SH3 domain and tetratricopeptide repeat-containing protein 2 isoform X5, whose amino-acid sequence MTPDLTLSFSVKSRSRRCVNGPLQEAARRRLWALENEDQEVRALFKDLSARLVGIQSQKAQFLITFKTMEEIWKFSTYLNLGYVSACLEHLLFDHKYWLNCRLVEDTEVQVSVDEKHLETIYLGLLIQEGHFFCRAMCSVAQPPEKEGEYLTLWKKELISVKIVEGGSEWEGVSLVTGQRGLVPVSALEPLPLPFHQWFLKNYPGSCGFSRKRDWTGSYQIGRGKCKAWKEYEREEKDELNFHQGESIEIIGFVIPGLQWFIGKSTRSGEVGFVPTRNIDPESYSPVNKSSAFFSDEERCSLWVLGSDRKAECASFLHTLAHTDIASVYRLSGFESIQNLPNDLSASQPEGFKEARTGRAWEEHQAVGSRQSSSSEDSSLEEELLSAASDSYHLPEPDDLDDPELLVDLNTGQEEEEAENFAPMLAFLDHEGYADHFRSLYDSSFSFLTSSFYSFSEEDELVAYLEASRKWAKRNHMTWAHARLCFLLGRLSVRRVKLSQARVYFEEAMYILDGAFEDLSLVAALYINLAAIYLRQRLRHKGSALLEKAGALLACLPDRESSTKNELDVVAYVLRQGIVAGSCVLEARACFLAIRLLLDLGRHEEVLPFAERLQLLSGHPPDLDAVATVLSFLYDKKYLPHLAVASVQQRGTQSAQGMSLPIWQVYLVLQNTAKLLGVPSLSWGEVSALACPALRQALVACEEQASRSTQRALCLILSKVYLQHRSPDGAIHYLSQALVLGQLLGEQEAFESSLCLAWAYLVASQAKKALDILEPLLYSQKEMESITQKGVVHNLLGLALQGEGRVNRAAKNYLRALNRAQEMGNVRNQAVTLANLGHLTLKSWARQPAKDYLLRAVRLYSELQTSVETDMELVQVLLWLAQVLVSGRQLASGRLCYEMALLLGLRHRHLKSQLQVTKSLCHFYSSVFPNPEACITYHEHWLALAQQLRDREMEGRLLESLGQLYRNLNTARSLRRSLTCIKESLRIFIDLGAKDKAAEAWLGAGRLHYLMQEDDLVELYLQAAIQKALKSEEPSLALKLYEEAGDVFFNGTRHRHRAVEYYRAGAVPLARRMKAVRTELRVFNKLTELQISLEGYEKALEFATLAARLSTVIVFQFLGDQKQELVAFHRLATVYYSLSMYEMAEDCYLKTLSLCPPWLQSPKEALYYAKVYYRLGRLTFYQLKDAHDATEYFWLALAAAVLLGDQELQDTIRSRLDNVCRSPLWHSSPSGRSSERARWLSGGGLAL is encoded by the exons ATGACTCCAG ATCTGACCCTCTCCTTCAGTGTGAAGAGCCGCTCCAGGAGGTGTGTAAACGGCCCCCTGCAGGAAGCAGCCAGGAGGCGGCTCTGGGCGCTGGAGAATGAGGACCAGGAGGTGCGTGCACTGTTTAAG GACCTCTCAGCCAGGTTGGTGGGTATCCAGTCCCAGAAGGCTCAGTTCCTCATCACCTTCAAGACCATGGAGgaaatctggaagttttccacCTACTTGAACTTAG GCTATGTATCTGCATGTCTGGAACATCTCCTCTTTGACCATAAGTACTGGCTCAACTGCAGATTGGTGGAAGATACAGAGGTCCAAGTTTCCGTGGATGAGAAACACCTGGAAACAATATACCTGGGACTTCTGATACAGGAAG GCCACTTCTTCTGCAGAGCCATGTGCTCTGTGGCTCAGCCGCCTGAGAAGGAAGGGGAGTATCTGACACTTTGGAAGAAGGAGTTAATCTCCGTGAAAATAGTTGAAGGTGGATCCGAGTGGGAGGGCGTGTCCCTGGTGACTGGTCAGCGGGGCCTGGTGCCCGTGTCAGCCCTGGAACCTCTGCCGCTCCCTTTCCACCA ATGGTTCCTAAAGAACTACCCAGGAAGCTGTGGCTTTTCCAGGAAGAGGGATTGGACAGGCTCCTATCAGATCG GCAGAGGAAAATGTAAGGCCTGGAAAGAAtatgagagggaagaaaaggatgaGCTGAATTTTCACCAGGGAGAAAGCATCGAGATCATCGGCTTTGTCATCCCTGGGCTTCAGTGGTTCATTGGAAAGTCGACACGCTCAGGAGAAGTGGGCTTTGTCCCCACCAGGAACATAGATCCTGAGTCTTACTCCCCAGT GAACAAGAGCTCCGCCTTTTTCAGCGATGAGGAAAGATGCTCTCTGTGGGTCCTGGGAAGTGACAGGAAAGCTGAGTGTGCCAGCTTCCTCCACACCCTTGCTCATACTGACATAGCGTCTGTCTACCGGCTTA GTGGGTTTGAATCCATCCAGAATCTTCCAAACGATCTAAGTG CGTCCCAGCCTGAAGGCTTCAAGGAGGCCAGGACTGGTAGAGCCTGGGAGGAGCATCAGGCCGTGGGCTCCAGACAGTCCAGCAGTTCCGAGGACTCCAGCCTGGAGGAGGAGCTCCTCTCAGCAGCCTCAGACAGCTATCACTTGCCAGAGCCCGATGACCTCGATGACCCAGAACTGCTCGTGGACCTAAACACTggtcaggaagaggaggaggctgagAATTTCGCCCCCATGCTGGCGTTTCTGGATCACGAGGGCTACGCTGACCACTTTAGGAGCCTCTACgactcctccttctctttcctcacgTCTTCCTTTTACAGCTTCTCTGAGGAGGACGAACTTGTGGCCTACCTGGAGGCCTCAAGGAAGTGGGCCAAGAGGAACCACATGACCTGGGCCCATGCCCGGCTCTGCTTCCTCCTGGGCCGGCTGAGCGTCAGGAGGGTCAAACTCTCTCAGGCCAGGGTGTACTTTGAGGAGGCTATGTACATCCTCGATGGGGCATTTGAGGACCTATCCTTGGTGGCTGCTCTGTACATCAATCTGGCTGCCATCTACCTGAGGCAGAGGCTGAGGCATAAAGGCTCAGCCCTGCTGGAAAAGGCAGGTGCCCTGTTGGCCTGCCTGCCTGACCGTGAGTCCAGCACCAAGAATGAGCTTGACGTTGTGGCCTATGTGCTACGCCAGGGGATTGTGGCTGGCAGCTGTGTTCTGGAGGCCAGGGCCTGCTTCCTGGCCATCCGATTGCTCCTGGACCTAGGCCGGCATGAGGAGGTCCTGCCCTTTGCCGAGCGTCTGCAACTCCTCTCTGGACACCCTCCTGACCTGGATGCCGTGGCCACCGTCTTGAGTTTTCTGTACGATAAGAAATATCTTCCACACCTTGCGGTGGCCTCTGTCCAGCAACGTGGTACCCAGAGTGCCCAAGGGATGTCCCTTCCAATTTGGCAGGTCTACCTGGTTCTCCAGAACACCGCCAAGCTCCTTGGAGTTCCCTCTTTAAGCTGGGGTGAAGTTTCTGCCCTGGCCTGCCCAGCACTCAGGCAGGCGCTGGTTGCCTGTGAAGAGCAGGCCAGTCGGAGCACCCAGAGGGCCCTGTGTCTCATCCTGTCCAAAGTGTACCTCCAACACAGGTCTCCTGATGGCGCCATCCACTACCTGAGCCAGGCCTTGGTGCTAGGGCAGCTGCTGGGTGAGCAGGAGGCCTTCGAGTCTTCCCTGTGCCTGGCGTGGGCTTATCTCGTAGCCAGCCAGGCAAAGAAGGCGTTGGACATTCTTGAGCCGCTGCTATACTCTCAGAAGGAGATGGAGAGCATCACCCAAAAGGGGGTGGTCCATAACCTCCTGGGCCTTGCACTTCAAGGTGAAGGCCGGGTGAACAGGGCAGCCAAGAACTATCTCCGGGCTTTGAACAGAGCTCAGGAAATGGGGAACGTGCGTAACCAGGCGGTGACTTTGGCCAATCTTGGCCACCTGACTCTTAAGTCCTGGGCTCGGCAACCAGCCAAGGACTATCTTCTGCGGGCCGTCCGACTCTATTCTGAACTCCAGACCAGCGTGGAGACAGACATGGAATTAGTACAGGTGCTTCTCTGGTTGGCCCAAGTCCTGGTGTCTGGACGTCAGCTGGCCAGCGGCCGCCTTTGTTATGAAATGGCATTGCTGTTGGGCTTAAGGCATCGGCACCTAAAGA GTCAGCTTCAGGTCACCAAATCCCTCTGCCATTTCTACAGCTCTGTATTCCCAAACCCCGAGGCATGCATCACCTACCATGAGCACTGGCTGGCCCTAGCTCAGCAACTCAGGGACCGAGAGATGGAGGGGAGGCTGTTGGAGTCCCTCGGGCAGCTCTATCGGAACCTGAACACGGCCAG GTCTCTCAGGAGATCTCTCACCTGCATCAAGGAGAGCCTGCGTATCTTCATCGACCTGGGGGCGAAAGACAAGGCTGCCGAGGCCTGGCTCGGAGCTGGACGACTCCACTACCTCATGCAGGAAGATGATCTGGTGGAGCTGTACCTGCAG GCAGCCATCCAGAAAGCCCTGAAGTCCGAAGAGCCCTCCCTGGCTCTCAAACTCTATGAAGAAGCGGGCGACGTGTTCTTCAATGGGACCCGCCACAGGCACCGTGCGGTGGAGTATTACCGG GCTGGGGCTGTCCCTTTAGCGAGGAGGATGAAGGCGGTGAGAACGGAGCTCCGGGTTTTCAACAAGCTGACGGAGCTGCAGATCAGTCTGGAAGGCTACGAGAAGGCTTTGGAGTTTGCCACTCTGGCGGCCAGACTCAGCACAGTCATAG TCTTCCAATTCCTAGGAGATCAGAAGCAGGAGCTGGTGGCCTTTCACCGCCTGGCTACAGTGTACTATTCCCTGAGCATGTATGAGATGGCTGAAGACTGCTACCTGAAgactctgtccctctgcccaccctggcTGCAGAGTCCCAAGGAGGCCCTGTACTATGCGAAGGTATATTATCGCCTGGGCCGACTCACCTTCTACCAGCTGAAG GACGCCCACGATGCCACCGAATACTTCTGGCTGGCCCTGGCAGCGGCGGTCCTGCTGGGTGACCAGGAGCTGCAGGACACCATTAGGAGCAGGTTGGACAACGTCTGCCGGAGCCCCCTGTGGCACAGCAGCCCCTCGGGGCGCTCCTCAGAGAGGGCGCGGTGGCTGAGCGGGGGAGGCCTGGCCCTCTGA